From Rahnella aceris, a single genomic window includes:
- a CDS encoding ABC transporter ATP-binding protein, with protein sequence MAQISLQHIQKIYDKQVHVVKDFNLEIADKEFIVFVGPSGCGKSTTLRMIAGLEEISSGDLLIDGVRMNDVAPKDREIAMVFQNYALYPHMSVYDNMAFGLKLRKIAPEEISQRVEYAAQILGLNEYLARRPGALSGGQRQRVALGRAIVRDAKVFLMDEPLSNLDAKLRVQMRAEISKLHHKLNTTMIYVTHDQTEAMTMATRIVVMKDGIIQQVGAPKTVYNHPQNMFVAGFIGSPAMNFIRGALDGNFFVTESLHIPVPEDKLTILNARGYQRKPLVLGIRPEDIAGAEQQNAHFDARITVAELTGAEFMLYCSIGGHEFVCRSNANTDYQAGQLLSLCFDMNKCHFFDCETEEVITAH encoded by the coding sequence ATGGCTCAGATTTCACTGCAACACATTCAGAAAATTTACGACAAACAGGTTCACGTGGTGAAGGATTTCAATCTGGAGATCGCGGATAAAGAATTTATCGTGTTTGTCGGGCCATCCGGCTGCGGAAAATCTACCACCCTGCGTATGATCGCCGGGCTGGAGGAAATTTCTTCCGGCGACCTGCTGATCGACGGCGTGCGCATGAACGACGTCGCACCGAAAGATCGCGAGATAGCGATGGTATTTCAGAACTATGCGCTTTACCCGCATATGTCCGTGTACGACAACATGGCGTTTGGCCTGAAACTGAGAAAGATTGCGCCGGAGGAAATCAGTCAGCGCGTGGAGTATGCGGCCCAGATCCTCGGGCTGAATGAGTATCTGGCGCGACGTCCGGGGGCGTTATCCGGCGGCCAGCGTCAGCGCGTCGCGCTCGGGCGCGCGATTGTGCGTGATGCCAAAGTCTTTCTGATGGACGAACCGCTGTCGAACCTCGATGCCAAACTGCGGGTACAGATGCGGGCCGAAATCAGCAAGCTGCACCATAAACTCAATACGACGATGATTTATGTCACCCATGATCAGACCGAAGCCATGACCATGGCAACGCGGATTGTGGTGATGAAAGACGGCATTATCCAGCAGGTTGGCGCGCCTAAAACGGTCTATAACCATCCACAAAATATGTTTGTGGCCGGTTTTATTGGATCACCGGCGATGAACTTTATCCGTGGTGCGCTGGATGGCAACTTTTTCGTGACGGAAAGTCTGCATATTCCGGTGCCTGAAGACAAACTGACGATATTGAATGCACGGGGTTATCAACGTAAACCGCTGGTACTCGGGATCCGTCCTGAAGATATCGCCGGTGCAGAGCAGCAGAACGCACATTTTGACGCGCGAATTACGGTGGCTGAACTGACCGGAGCAGAATTTATGTTGTATTGCTCGATTGGCGGTCATGAATTTGTCTGCCGTTCAAACGCTAATACTGATTATCAGGCCGGACAATTATTATCCCTGTGCTTTGATATGAATAAATGTCATTTCTTTGATTGTGAAACTGAGGAAGTCATTACCGCGCATTAA
- a CDS encoding ABC transporter substrate-binding protein: protein MKRKYILITPLLLSALCLSACEDAKERQVTIEFMHSSVEQERQVVINQLIAKFEQENPQITIKPVPVEEDAYNTKVITLARTGALPAVIEVSHDYAKVMDQEQLIDRDAIRQVIDGIGADQFYPGVLRIVRTEEGENYTGVPIHGWIQGIWYNKSQLADAGFSAPQNWQDVTRIATAFNQPARKKYGIALPTAESVLTEQAFSQFALSNDANVLNAQGQITVNTPEMQQALDYYRQLATFSMPGSNDVMEIKDAFMNGTVPMAIYSTYILPAVYSEGKAGDLGFAVPTEKSKAVYGTITSLTISNGLDTPEREAAERWVSFLEKPDNATAWVLMSPGAALPVTQGVTGNATWQNNPVIKAFGTLPQMLVNEFANVQVFGSVGEKNFAAMGDITGSAVLSEMLNGVTVGKKDPQQSLAEGQKRIEALMQKR from the coding sequence ATGAAAAGAAAATATATCCTTATAACTCCATTATTATTATCCGCATTATGTTTATCGGCCTGTGAGGACGCCAAAGAGAGACAGGTCACCATTGAGTTTATGCATTCTTCGGTCGAGCAGGAACGTCAGGTGGTCATTAATCAGCTGATCGCGAAATTTGAACAGGAAAATCCGCAGATCACCATCAAACCGGTGCCGGTGGAAGAAGATGCCTACAACACCAAAGTGATTACGCTGGCCCGTACCGGCGCACTGCCAGCCGTGATTGAAGTCAGTCACGATTACGCCAAAGTGATGGATCAGGAACAGCTGATCGACCGCGATGCCATCAGGCAGGTGATCGACGGCATAGGTGCTGATCAGTTTTATCCCGGCGTATTGCGCATCGTGCGCACGGAAGAAGGCGAGAATTACACCGGCGTACCGATCCACGGCTGGATACAGGGGATCTGGTACAACAAATCACAACTGGCCGACGCCGGATTCTCTGCGCCGCAAAACTGGCAGGATGTCACCCGCATTGCCACGGCATTTAATCAGCCCGCGCGGAAAAAATATGGCATTGCGTTACCGACCGCCGAAAGTGTTCTGACCGAACAGGCTTTCTCGCAGTTTGCGCTTTCCAACGATGCCAACGTATTGAATGCTCAGGGGCAAATCACGGTTAACACGCCGGAAATGCAGCAGGCGCTGGATTATTACCGTCAGCTCGCCACCTTCTCGATGCCCGGTTCCAATGACGTCATGGAAATCAAAGACGCCTTTATGAACGGCACGGTGCCGATGGCGATTTACTCCACTTATATTCTTCCTGCGGTGTACAGCGAAGGCAAAGCCGGTGACCTTGGTTTTGCCGTGCCGACTGAAAAATCCAAAGCCGTTTACGGCACCATCACCTCACTGACCATCTCCAACGGGCTGGATACGCCTGAACGTGAGGCCGCCGAACGGTGGGTGAGCTTCCTCGAAAAACCGGATAACGCGACAGCCTGGGTGCTGATGTCGCCGGGTGCCGCATTGCCGGTGACCCAAGGCGTGACCGGTAATGCCACCTGGCAAAACAATCCGGTGATCAAGGCATTTGGCACGCTGCCGCAAATGCTGGTGAACGAGTTTGCCAACGTGCAGGTGTTCGGTTCCGTCGGGGAGAAAAACTTCGCAGCAATGGGCGATATCACAGGCTCTGCCGTGCTCAGCGAAATGCTCAATGGCGTGACCGTCGGGAAGAAGGATCCGCAGCAGTCACTGGCGGAAGGGCAAAAGCGTATCGAAGCACTGATGCAAAAACGCTAA
- a CDS encoding zinc-dependent alcohol dehydrogenase: MKKLVATQPRVAELMNYEDRPVAAYEVKIRVKFGAPKHGTEVVDFRGVSPFIDEEFSAEWGMFVPRPADAPRGIVFGEFQLGNMVVGTVCEKGCEVTDYALGDDVCTYGPLSETVIVNAVNNYKLRKMPAGASWKNAVCYDPAQFAMSGVRDGNVRVGDFVVIVGLGAIGQIAVQLAKKAGASIVIGVDPLEKRGEIALKNGADAVFNPIGTDIGLEIKKLTGKQGADVIIETSGNAQALQAALRGIAYGGTISYVAFAKPFAEGFNLGREAHFNNAKIVFSRACSEPNPDYPRWSRKRIEDSCWELLMNGYLNCEDLIDPVVTFSNSAESYMKYVDQHPDQSIKLGITF, from the coding sequence ATGAAAAAACTGGTCGCAACCCAGCCGCGAGTGGCTGAACTGATGAATTATGAGGACCGCCCGGTCGCGGCATATGAAGTCAAAATTCGCGTGAAATTTGGCGCACCGAAACACGGTACCGAAGTGGTAGATTTTCGCGGCGTCAGCCCGTTTATTGACGAGGAGTTTTCGGCTGAATGGGGCATGTTTGTCCCCCGTCCGGCGGATGCGCCGCGCGGTATCGTGTTCGGCGAATTCCAGCTCGGCAACATGGTGGTGGGCACCGTTTGCGAAAAGGGCTGCGAGGTGACGGATTACGCGCTGGGCGATGATGTCTGTACTTACGGACCGCTGAGCGAAACGGTGATCGTCAACGCCGTGAACAATTACAAATTGCGCAAAATGCCCGCCGGTGCCTCATGGAAAAACGCCGTCTGTTATGACCCGGCGCAGTTCGCCATGAGTGGTGTGCGTGACGGCAATGTCCGTGTCGGCGATTTCGTGGTGATTGTCGGGCTGGGGGCGATCGGTCAAATCGCTGTGCAACTGGCGAAAAAGGCCGGTGCCAGCATCGTGATTGGCGTCGATCCGCTGGAAAAACGCGGGGAAATTGCGCTGAAAAACGGCGCGGATGCCGTGTTTAACCCGATCGGTACTGACATCGGGCTGGAGATCAAAAAACTCACCGGCAAACAGGGTGCGGACGTCATCATCGAAACCAGCGGCAATGCCCAGGCATTGCAGGCGGCGCTGCGGGGTATCGCTTACGGCGGCACAATTTCTTATGTCGCCTTTGCCAAACCCTTTGCCGAAGGCTTTAACCTCGGGCGGGAAGCCCACTTTAACAATGCCAAAATTGTCTTTTCCCGCGCATGCAGCGAACCCAATCCCGATTATCCCCGCTGGAGCCGTAAACGCATCGAAGACTCCTGCTGGGAACTGCTGATGAACGGCTACCTGAACTGCGAAGACCTGATCGATCCGGTGGTCACGTTCAGCAACAGCGCGGAGAGCTACATGAAATACGTCGATCAGCATCCTGATCAGAGCATCAAGCTCGGCATCACTTTCTAA
- the pgmB gene encoding beta-phosphoglucomutase, whose translation MKTEPLPRAVIFDLDGVVVDTAHLHFMAWQRLAQRIGIPIDAAFNEQLKGVSRQESLLKILAVGGKTGTFTQAECDAMAAEKNADYVALLAGLTTADILPGISELLHTLREQGVLTGLASVSQNAPQVLRALGLEQAFDYVADARRITHSKPHPEIFLKVCEALNIAPQHAAGIEDAQAGIDALRAGGIFSIGIGATLEGANHRLDSTDGLSWAVIRQLWLHHQADI comes from the coding sequence ATGAAAACTGAACCCCTGCCGCGTGCCGTTATTTTTGACCTCGATGGTGTGGTGGTCGATACCGCACACCTGCATTTTATGGCCTGGCAACGACTGGCGCAGCGTATCGGGATCCCCATCGATGCTGCGTTTAATGAGCAACTGAAGGGCGTCAGTCGTCAGGAATCGCTGTTGAAGATCCTCGCTGTGGGCGGAAAAACCGGAACTTTTACGCAGGCAGAATGTGACGCAATGGCGGCGGAGAAAAATGCCGATTATGTCGCATTACTCGCCGGGCTGACCACGGCGGACATTTTGCCGGGGATCAGTGAATTGCTGCATACGTTGCGTGAACAGGGCGTGCTCACCGGTCTGGCTTCCGTTTCACAAAATGCCCCGCAGGTGCTCAGGGCGTTAGGACTGGAGCAGGCTTTCGATTATGTCGCGGACGCCCGCCGGATCACGCATTCCAAACCGCATCCGGAAATTTTCCTCAAGGTTTGCGAGGCGCTGAATATCGCGCCGCAGCATGCCGCAGGGATAGAGGATGCGCAGGCGGGGATTGATGCATTACGTGCCGGAGGCATTTTCTCGATTGGCATTGGCGCCACGCTGGAAGGGGCAAATCACCGTCTGGATTCTACCGACGGGCTGTCGTGGGCGGTTATCAGGCAACTATGGTTGCATCATCAGGCTGATATTTAA
- a CDS encoding sugar phosphate isomerase/epimerase family protein produces MKIGTQNQAFFPENILEKFKFIKAMGFDGFEIDGKLLVNHLDEVKAAIAQTGLPVITACGGYEGWIGDFIEERRLNGLQQITAILEALSQVGGKGIIVPAAWGMFTYRLPPMTSPRSQAGDRLAVSASLRELENVARRTGTTVYLEPLNRYQDHMINTLAEARRYIEEGALEHVKIIGDFYHMSIEEDCLSAAFHQQRDLLGHVHIADNHRYQPGSGSIDFGRAFQQLKEDGYDGYIVYECRVRAENPTQAYQDSLTYLRNLL; encoded by the coding sequence ATGAAAATCGGTACACAAAATCAGGCATTCTTCCCGGAAAATATTCTGGAGAAATTCAAATTTATCAAAGCAATGGGTTTCGACGGTTTTGAAATTGACGGCAAATTGCTGGTAAATCATCTCGACGAAGTGAAAGCGGCTATCGCCCAAACTGGCCTGCCAGTGATTACCGCCTGCGGCGGCTATGAGGGTTGGATCGGTGATTTCATCGAGGAGCGCCGTCTGAACGGATTGCAGCAAATCACTGCGATTCTGGAAGCCCTTTCGCAGGTCGGCGGTAAAGGGATTATCGTGCCCGCCGCCTGGGGAATGTTTACCTACCGTCTGCCGCCGATGACCTCACCGCGCAGTCAGGCGGGCGACCGTCTGGCGGTCAGCGCATCCTTGCGGGAGCTGGAAAATGTCGCCAGACGCACCGGCACCACGGTGTATCTGGAGCCGCTGAACCGTTATCAGGATCACATGATAAACACGCTGGCGGAGGCACGCCGTTATATCGAAGAGGGCGCGCTTGAGCACGTCAAAATTATCGGTGATTTTTACCATATGAGTATTGAGGAGGATTGCCTCAGCGCTGCGTTCCATCAGCAACGCGATCTGCTCGGCCATGTACATATTGCTGACAATCATCGTTACCAGCCGGGCAGCGGAAGCATTGATTTTGGCCGCGCATTTCAGCAACTGAAAGAAGATGGCTACGACGGCTATATCGTCTACGAATGCCGCGTGCGGGCAGAAAATCCGACCCAGGCTTATCAGGATTCACTGACTTATCTTCGCAATTTACTCTGA
- a CDS encoding carbohydrate ABC transporter permease: MKSRKFNHSDGRFALLLLAPSIFLLGLLVAYPMLSNIQISFLQIPLNPRLDNRFVGLDNYISILSDPGFYHSLWVTFWYTTLVVAGSTGLGLGVALFFNREFRFRKTARSLVILSYVTPSISLVFAWKYMFNNGYGIVNVIGADMLHLFSDAPLWFDNPVSSFVLVVLFAIWRYFPYAFISFLAILQTVDKSLYEAAGMDGANAWQKFRIVTLPAIMPVLATVVTLRAIWMFYMFADVYLLTNKVNILGVYLYKTAFAFNDLGKAAAISMVLFALIFIVILLARKRVNINGSN; encoded by the coding sequence ATGAAATCACGTAAATTTAACCATTCTGACGGTCGTTTTGCGCTGCTTCTGCTCGCCCCCAGCATCTTTTTGCTGGGGCTGCTGGTGGCGTATCCGATGTTGTCGAATATCCAGATCAGCTTTCTGCAAATCCCGCTGAATCCGCGTCTTGATAACCGGTTTGTCGGGCTGGATAACTACATCAGCATTCTCAGCGATCCGGGCTTTTATCACTCGTTGTGGGTGACGTTCTGGTACACCACACTGGTCGTCGCGGGCAGTACCGGGCTGGGGCTGGGCGTCGCGTTGTTTTTTAACCGTGAGTTCCGCTTTCGCAAAACGGCGCGTTCGCTGGTGATTTTGTCCTATGTCACACCTTCCATTTCGCTGGTATTTGCCTGGAAATACATGTTCAACAACGGCTACGGCATTGTGAATGTGATCGGTGCTGACATGCTGCATTTGTTCAGCGATGCCCCGCTGTGGTTCGACAATCCGGTCAGCAGCTTCGTGCTGGTGGTGTTGTTCGCCATCTGGCGTTACTTCCCCTACGCCTTTATTTCGTTTCTGGCGATTTTGCAGACCGTCGATAAATCCCTGTACGAAGCCGCAGGCATGGATGGCGCCAATGCCTGGCAGAAATTCCGCATCGTCACGCTGCCCGCCATCATGCCGGTACTGGCAACGGTGGTCACGCTGCGCGCGATCTGGATGTTCTACATGTTTGCCGACGTCTACCTGCTGACCAACAAGGTCAATATTCTGGGTGTGTATCTCTATAAAACCGCCTTCGCCTTTAACGATTTAGGCAAAGCCGCCGCCATATCCATGGTGCTGTTTGCCCTGATCTTTATCGTGATCCTTCTTGCCAGAAAACGGGTGAATATCAATGGCAGCAACTAA
- a CDS encoding glycoside hydrolase family 65 protein, producing the protein MIQPQILPEAPFSPHRLNKYGSLHTCGNGRIGIRGCHEEAYTDQQRGMFVAGFYHRANTTEVTELVNLPDIIGMRIELDGESLSLLSGTLLSYQRELRTMNGELYRELVWQSPAGQRFKIETRRFVALSPLTLVASRLTVTALDADAHLCVSTGIDATLTNSGRQHLNECSVRVFDQNVLQGGYQTTDGQQQAIITSQCLFPARASSSFSSKNRQLLQHISLPLSAGEAVTLEKFSWIATSLDADFLPENTFAARCLKALLAHAQQGYGHLLMENTRHWQHYWQASRVCVASDDPQDQRALDFALYHLKLMIPAHDARASVAAKGLTGEGYKGHVFWDTEIFILPFALLNASEQARKLLEYRYLHLAQAQDKARQNGYQGALFPWESAFSGEEETPEFAAINIRTGQRQRVASALAEHHLVADIAYATVGYFQATLDTEFMQQMGLALLKETARFWMSRAEWRDDRLAILNVIGPDEYTEHVDNNAFTNYMAQYNVREACRYLHEFNHEDAAFFAQAEDFLTHLYLPQPDVQGVIAQDDSFLSKPQCDLTAYKSRQGTQAILLDYSRAEINEMQILKQADVVMLMQLLPAQFTPQCQAASLSFYEPRTIHDSSLSKSVHAIVAARTGQVAQALQFYREACRIDLGEEPHSSDDGIHAAATAAIWTGALMGFAGLDYQSGELHFRPSLPQGWTRLQFPLCWRGTRLTVSLEPRQFTLSKTDAQPLKVWINGISHTFTESLILKGSHDEN; encoded by the coding sequence ATGATTCAGCCTCAGATCCTGCCCGAAGCCCCGTTTTCACCACATCGCCTGAATAAGTACGGCAGCCTGCATACCTGCGGCAATGGCCGGATTGGTATCCGTGGCTGTCACGAAGAAGCCTATACCGATCAACAGCGGGGCATGTTTGTCGCGGGTTTTTATCACCGTGCGAATACGACCGAAGTCACCGAACTGGTGAATCTGCCGGATATTATTGGTATGCGCATTGAGCTGGACGGCGAAAGTTTATCGCTGCTTTCCGGCACGCTGCTGTCCTATCAGCGTGAACTGCGCACCATGAACGGTGAGCTGTATCGCGAACTGGTCTGGCAGTCGCCCGCCGGTCAGCGGTTCAAAATCGAAACCCGTCGTTTTGTGGCGCTTTCTCCGCTGACGCTGGTGGCGAGCCGTTTAACTGTCACCGCGCTGGATGCGGATGCACATTTGTGCGTGAGCACCGGCATTGATGCAACGCTCACCAACAGCGGCAGACAGCATCTGAATGAATGTTCAGTACGGGTTTTCGATCAAAACGTTTTACAAGGCGGTTATCAGACCACAGACGGCCAGCAGCAGGCGATCATCACCAGCCAGTGCCTGTTTCCTGCCCGCGCCAGCAGCAGTTTTTCGTCGAAAAACCGCCAGTTACTGCAACATATCAGCCTGCCGTTATCTGCCGGTGAAGCGGTGACGCTGGAGAAATTCAGCTGGATTGCCACGTCGCTCGACGCAGATTTCCTGCCAGAAAACACCTTCGCAGCACGCTGCCTGAAGGCCCTGCTGGCACACGCGCAGCAAGGTTACGGACACCTGCTGATGGAAAATACCCGCCACTGGCAGCATTACTGGCAGGCATCACGGGTCTGTGTGGCGTCAGATGATCCCCAGGATCAACGTGCGCTGGATTTTGCGCTGTATCACCTGAAGCTGATGATCCCGGCGCATGACGCGCGCGCCAGTGTGGCGGCGAAAGGGCTGACCGGCGAAGGCTATAAAGGGCATGTTTTCTGGGATACCGAAATATTTATCCTGCCTTTTGCCCTGCTGAATGCGTCTGAACAGGCGCGAAAACTGCTGGAATACCGCTATCTGCATCTGGCGCAGGCGCAGGACAAAGCCCGGCAGAATGGTTATCAGGGCGCACTGTTTCCGTGGGAAAGCGCGTTCAGCGGCGAAGAGGAAACGCCTGAATTTGCCGCGATCAATATCCGTACCGGTCAGCGGCAACGGGTGGCATCGGCGCTGGCAGAACATCATCTGGTGGCAGATATCGCCTATGCCACGGTGGGCTATTTCCAGGCCACGCTCGACACGGAATTTATGCAACAAATGGGACTGGCGCTGCTGAAAGAAACCGCGCGGTTCTGGATGAGCCGCGCTGAATGGCGTGACGACCGGCTGGCAATTCTCAACGTCATCGGGCCGGATGAATACACCGAACATGTTGATAATAATGCGTTTACCAATTATATGGCGCAGTACAACGTCCGGGAGGCCTGCCGGTATCTGCATGAATTTAATCATGAGGACGCCGCATTCTTTGCGCAGGCGGAAGATTTTCTGACGCACCTGTATCTGCCGCAGCCCGATGTGCAGGGTGTGATCGCGCAGGATGATTCCTTCCTCAGCAAACCGCAATGCGACCTGACAGCCTATAAATCCCGGCAGGGCACACAGGCCATTTTGCTGGATTATTCCCGTGCGGAAATCAACGAGATGCAGATTCTGAAACAGGCCGATGTGGTCATGCTCATGCAACTGCTGCCCGCACAGTTCACGCCACAATGTCAGGCTGCCAGTCTCAGTTTTTATGAACCGCGTACGATTCACGACTCTTCGCTGAGTAAATCGGTGCATGCGATTGTTGCCGCCCGGACCGGGCAGGTCGCACAGGCATTGCAGTTTTACCGCGAGGCGTGCCGCATCGATTTGGGCGAGGAACCTCACTCTTCGGACGACGGTATTCATGCGGCCGCCACGGCCGCTATCTGGACGGGGGCGCTGATGGGGTTTGCGGGGCTGGATTATCAGTCAGGCGAACTGCATTTCCGGCCCTCGCTGCCGCAGGGCTGGACGCGGTTACAGTTTCCCCTTTGCTGGCGTGGAACGCGCCTGACGGTGTCGCTTGAACCCCGGCAATTTACCCTCAGCAAAACGGATGCTCAGCCGCTGAAGGTCTGGATCAACGGCATCTCTCACACATTTACGGAAAGCCTCATTCTGAAAGGATCTCATGATGAAAACTGA
- a CDS encoding carbohydrate ABC transporter permease produces MAATNRKILRKAGFYASLLIFLGAMLFPFFIMLMTSFKRSKEAISRHPTLFPQEWDFHHYVDIFNPQIFPFLSYFKNSLTVSVLASVIAVFFGILGAYALSRLRFKGRVTINASFYTVYMFSGILLVVPLFKIISALGLYDTTTALVITMVVQTLPTAVFMLKSYFDTIPHDIEEAAMMDGLNRLQIIFYITVPLAISGIISVFVYCFMVAWNDYLFASIFLSSSANFTLPVGLNTLFSTPDYVWGRMMAASLVTALPVVLMYALSERFIKGNLTDGGVKG; encoded by the coding sequence ATGGCAGCAACTAACCGCAAGATCCTGCGCAAAGCGGGCTTTTATGCCAGCCTGCTGATTTTCCTTGGCGCGATGTTATTTCCTTTTTTCATCATGCTGATGACCTCGTTCAAAAGAAGTAAAGAGGCGATTTCCCGCCATCCGACGCTGTTCCCGCAGGAGTGGGATTTCCATCATTACGTGGATATTTTCAATCCGCAGATTTTCCCGTTCCTCAGTTACTTCAAAAACAGCCTGACCGTGTCGGTACTGGCGTCCGTGATCGCTGTGTTTTTCGGCATCCTGGGCGCTTATGCGTTGTCACGGCTGCGTTTTAAAGGGCGCGTCACCATCAACGCCAGCTTTTATACCGTCTACATGTTTTCCGGCATTTTGCTGGTGGTGCCGCTGTTCAAGATTATTTCGGCGCTGGGCCTGTATGACACCACTACCGCGCTGGTGATCACCATGGTGGTTCAGACCTTGCCGACGGCCGTGTTTATGCTGAAAAGTTACTTCGACACCATTCCTCACGACATTGAAGAAGCGGCGATGATGGACGGGCTTAACCGGCTGCAAATCATTTTCTACATCACCGTGCCGCTGGCGATCTCCGGCATCATTTCGGTGTTTGTGTACTGCTTTATGGTGGCGTGGAATGACTATCTCTTCGCCTCCATTTTCCTCTCCAGCTCTGCCAATTTCACCCTGCCTGTCGGCCTGAACACGTTGTTCAGCACACCGGATTATGTCTGGGGAAGAATGATGGCTGCCTCGCTGGTGACCGCGCTGCCGGTTGTCCTGATGTACGCGCTTTCGGAGCGGTTTATCAAAGGCAATCTTACTGACGGCGGCGTAAAAGGCTGA
- a CDS encoding Gfo/Idh/MocA family protein, with protein MEFITKPAGTLKVALVGAGQVAEKVHVACYRQLPGLELVAVVDCDTARAQAFAGRNGIARAFTSLEEMLEAERPDIVSICTPNLFHHQQVITALQHGCHVFCEKPPAMTAAQALEMWQAAEQAGRILAYDFHHRFAEDARILRQKVAAGELGEVYVTTARALRRCGVPGWGNFTDKTQSGGGPLIDIGIHMLDAAMYVLGFPAVRKVTAQMFQKIGNRKSEGQFGSWDPQKYSVEDSVFAAIEFCNGGLLRLETAFALNIQPQSVMNVEFCGDKAGATLFPAQVYTDEKGELVRLFHREVADDQRHVRSVQAFVAAVRGETVSLADAEQGYRIQQLVAAVYQSAESGESVYL; from the coding sequence ATGGAATTTATAACGAAACCGGCAGGAACGCTGAAAGTGGCGCTGGTGGGGGCGGGTCAGGTGGCGGAAAAGGTCCATGTGGCCTGTTACCGCCAGCTTCCGGGGCTTGAACTGGTCGCGGTGGTGGATTGCGATACGGCGCGCGCTCAGGCATTTGCCGGGCGCAACGGTATCGCCCGTGCCTTTACCTCACTGGAAGAGATGCTGGAGGCTGAACGGCCCGACATCGTCAGCATCTGTACGCCCAACCTTTTCCATCATCAGCAAGTGATCACGGCATTGCAGCACGGCTGTCATGTGTTCTGTGAAAAACCGCCTGCCATGACCGCCGCGCAGGCGCTGGAAATGTGGCAGGCGGCGGAACAGGCTGGCCGGATTCTGGCCTATGACTTTCATCACCGTTTCGCCGAAGATGCGCGCATTTTACGCCAGAAAGTCGCAGCGGGTGAACTGGGTGAGGTTTATGTCACCACCGCGCGCGCCCTGCGCCGCTGCGGCGTGCCCGGCTGGGGCAATTTCACGGATAAAACGCAGTCCGGCGGCGGACCGCTGATCGACATCGGCATTCATATGCTGGATGCCGCCATGTACGTGCTCGGCTTTCCGGCGGTGCGCAAAGTCACCGCGCAGATGTTTCAGAAAATCGGTAACCGCAAAAGTGAAGGGCAGTTCGGAAGCTGGGATCCGCAGAAATACAGCGTGGAAGATTCAGTATTTGCCGCGATTGAGTTCTGCAACGGCGGGTTGCTGCGTCTGGAAACGGCGTTTGCGCTGAATATTCAGCCGCAATCGGTGATGAATGTTGAGTTTTGCGGTGATAAGGCCGGTGCCACACTGTTTCCTGCCCAGGTGTATACCGATGAAAAGGGTGAACTGGTGAGGTTATTCCACCGGGAGGTTGCCGACGATCAGCGCCATGTTCGCAGCGTTCAGGCGTTTGTGGCGGCGGTTCGCGGGGAAACGGTGAGTCTGGCAGACGCGGAACAGGGATACCGGATCCAGCAACTGGTGGCGGCTGTCTATCAGTCGGCAGAGTCGGGGGAGAGCGTGTATCTATGA